In Iodobacter fluviatilis, one DNA window encodes the following:
- a CDS encoding YkgJ family cysteine cluster protein yields MTNPLIYHAHPDNPATWIKFRDDLCKNCQSSCCTMPVEVKLSDLVRMNLVDAFEAEGEPPKQIAKRLTKAGIIDHFNFKNSIYTLKRKANGDCRYLDLKTRLCTIYENRPNTCRNHPRIGPRPGYCAYRSRPAKLLITE; encoded by the coding sequence ATGACAAACCCTTTAATTTATCACGCTCATCCCGACAACCCAGCGACATGGATCAAGTTTCGTGATGATTTATGCAAAAACTGCCAGTCTTCCTGTTGCACTATGCCGGTTGAAGTAAAACTCAGCGATTTAGTCCGCATGAATCTGGTGGATGCTTTTGAAGCAGAAGGCGAACCACCCAAGCAAATTGCCAAGCGCTTAACGAAAGCGGGCATTATTGATCACTTTAATTTTAAAAACAGTATTTACACCCTAAAGCGTAAAGCAAACGGGGATTGCCGTTATTTAGATTTAAAAACGCGCCTTTGCACTATTTATGAAAACCGCCCTAACACTTGCCGCAACCATCCACGCATTGGCCCGCGCCCTGGCTACTGCGCTTATCGCAGCCGCCCTGCCAAGTTGTTAATCACGGAATAA
- a CDS encoding Fic family protein, which yields MAKPRVERAPKFDLVNVDFPMLQKYLPLYDLTDSKGRYLHWDKLKWRVPRAEAQNIWFAIKFQRFIQMKEVDLFDVNGESFSYCIPNSMEAKLHQVIKTAGGSVAVVAGMAATMQIQAKFLVSSLIMEEAISSAQLEGAATTREVAKKMLEDERAPLNEDERMILNNFFLLKKAEKSCNEELSVDLILDFHQVATQGTTGNSVVPGQFRNADDIYVEDGDGGIAHQPPPHELIQDRLQALCTFANANHSGLDGCEFIAPVVKAIILHFMLGYEHPFRDGNGRTARALFYWYMLKNEYDLFKYISISKLLKDSPKDYGLSYLYTETDQNDLTYFIDYQLDIIIKAFDELKKYLEEKTQEFNQVVALLEKSKFGQSLNFVQKDIIKKATKSPGRYFSVKEIVSDYGIADNSARSYLNKLVEYRLLLPSKDGRSTLYIAPSDLLQRLV from the coding sequence ATGGCTAAGCCAAGGGTAGAAAGAGCACCAAAATTTGATTTGGTGAATGTTGATTTTCCTATGCTCCAAAAGTATCTACCCTTATATGATTTAACCGACAGCAAGGGGCGCTACTTACATTGGGATAAGCTGAAGTGGCGGGTTCCAAGAGCCGAAGCGCAAAATATCTGGTTTGCGATTAAATTTCAGCGCTTTATTCAGATGAAAGAAGTCGATCTGTTTGATGTGAATGGCGAGTCTTTTAGCTACTGCATTCCAAACTCAATGGAAGCCAAGCTGCATCAGGTCATCAAAACCGCAGGCGGTAGTGTGGCCGTGGTCGCGGGTATGGCGGCCACCATGCAGATTCAGGCCAAGTTTTTGGTGTCTTCCCTGATTATGGAAGAAGCCATCAGCAGCGCCCAGCTGGAAGGCGCCGCCACAACGCGCGAAGTAGCCAAAAAAATGCTGGAAGACGAAAGAGCACCGCTTAATGAAGACGAGCGGATGATTCTGAATAATTTCTTTTTGCTGAAAAAAGCCGAAAAAAGCTGCAATGAAGAACTGAGTGTTGATTTGATTTTAGATTTTCACCAAGTGGCTACGCAGGGCACAACGGGCAATAGTGTGGTGCCCGGCCAATTTAGGAATGCCGATGATATTTATGTGGAAGATGGCGATGGTGGTATTGCCCATCAGCCGCCCCCGCACGAGCTGATCCAAGACCGGCTGCAGGCACTCTGTACTTTTGCCAATGCCAACCATTCCGGGCTGGATGGCTGTGAATTTATTGCCCCCGTAGTTAAAGCAATTATTCTGCATTTTATGCTGGGCTACGAACACCCGTTTCGGGATGGTAATGGCAGAACCGCTAGGGCATTGTTTTACTGGTATATGTTAAAAAACGAATATGATTTATTTAAATATATTTCGATCAGTAAATTACTGAAAGATAGCCCTAAGGACTATGGCTTGTCTTATCTCTATACCGAAACAGATCAGAATGATCTGACGTATTTTATTGATTACCAGCTTGATATCATCATCAAAGCATTTGATGAGCTTAAAAAATATCTGGAAGAAAAAACACAGGAATTCAATCAAGTCGTTGCACTGCTGGAAAAATCAAAATTTGGCCAGTCTTTGAATTTTGTACAAAAAGATATTATTAAAAAAGCAACTAAATCACCAGGTAGGTATTTCTCAGTTAAAGAAATTGTGAGTGATTACGGCATTGCCGATAACTCAGCCAGAAGTTATTTAAATAAACTGGTTGAATATCGTTTGTTGCTACCGAGCAAAGATGGCAGAAGCACATTATATATCGCCCCATCGGATTTACTGCAAAGGCTGGTGTAA
- a CDS encoding ShlB/FhaC/HecB family hemolysin secretion/activation protein: MLTVTRFLCFSLCFISPVILAAEPLQPPLKPITQDGLRRQEERARDLNQTLAPSPEVLKSADLPQISAVLPVEKPCFLLNEIHVLAPPAQAELPAWLLHSLNEQVFAHYRGQCAGVRGLSHIAAAADAELLRLGLATSRVVVPPQNMGSGELNLQLHLGRIAGVRMQDEGKDDKRWGTWANAFPSWPLMSAGDVLNVHDLEQGVEQMNRLPSQHVVTRLEPGTEPDTSVVFIDRQSGDLLQRLRGGITLDNSGSPSLGRTQLSSYLAFDNALGLNDILNLSFNSNAENPDNNHQSQSVSASYSIPWGNHTFSSSYSSSKFAQWVAGTTARFLSSGESESADLRWQYQLLRTSSARFSVSTALSTRRSNSYLDDVELLVQRRRTTQQEFGINYRQLLGSASFDLGLNYKSGRGWYEAEDDYPADMSNGLTLRPSITTLDLGVAVPFQIAAQAVQYNFNLHGQSTPNTTLSNEQIAIGGRSSVRGFDGDTVLMAENGYYLRNELSTSLPMPEGLGLQAYWGLDYGRVWGPSDAMLIGHQLAGTVLGLRGQWKKAQFDLSAASPLHQPEGMNADLYIWYGSITLSF; encoded by the coding sequence ATGTTGACCGTTACTCGTTTTCTGTGCTTTTCGCTGTGTTTTATTTCCCCTGTAATTTTAGCTGCCGAGCCGCTTCAGCCCCCTCTTAAACCCATTACTCAAGATGGCTTGCGCAGGCAGGAAGAGCGGGCGAGGGATTTAAATCAGACGCTTGCGCCATCTCCCGAAGTATTAAAGTCCGCGGATTTGCCTCAAATCTCTGCGGTGCTGCCTGTTGAGAAGCCGTGTTTCTTACTTAATGAAATACATGTATTGGCTCCGCCTGCTCAGGCTGAGCTTCCCGCCTGGTTACTGCATTCCTTAAATGAACAAGTCTTTGCGCATTATCGTGGGCAATGTGCCGGTGTACGCGGTTTAAGTCACATCGCTGCAGCGGCTGATGCTGAGCTGCTTCGCTTAGGCCTGGCAACTTCTCGCGTAGTGGTGCCACCGCAAAACATGGGGAGTGGCGAGCTGAATTTGCAATTGCACTTAGGGCGAATTGCCGGGGTGCGGATGCAGGATGAGGGCAAAGACGATAAGCGCTGGGGCACTTGGGCTAATGCGTTTCCAAGCTGGCCCTTGATGAGTGCAGGGGATGTATTGAATGTGCACGATCTGGAGCAGGGCGTAGAGCAAATGAACCGCCTGCCCAGCCAGCATGTCGTTACCCGCTTAGAGCCAGGTACAGAGCCGGATACCAGCGTGGTTTTTATTGACCGCCAAAGTGGTGATTTATTGCAGCGTTTGCGCGGGGGCATCACGCTGGATAATAGCGGCTCGCCATCATTAGGCCGCACACAGCTATCCAGTTATTTAGCTTTTGATAATGCACTGGGGCTGAATGATATTTTGAATTTATCGTTCAATAGCAATGCTGAAAATCCAGATAATAATCATCAAAGCCAGTCGGTTTCGGCGAGCTACAGCATTCCTTGGGGCAACCATACCTTTTCCAGCTCATACAGCAGCAGTAAATTCGCCCAATGGGTGGCGGGTACGACGGCGCGCTTTTTATCCAGTGGTGAAAGTGAAAGCGCAGATTTACGCTGGCAATATCAGCTGCTGCGTACCAGCTCCGCGCGGTTCTCTGTGTCGACGGCGCTCAGCACACGCCGCTCGAATAGTTATTTAGACGATGTGGAGTTGCTGGTGCAGCGCCGCCGAACTACCCAGCAAGAGTTTGGCATCAATTATCGCCAGCTGCTGGGCTCGGCCAGTTTTGATCTGGGGCTGAATTATAAAAGTGGCCGTGGCTGGTATGAGGCAGAAGATGATTATCCAGCTGACATGTCTAACGGTTTAACGCTGCGCCCAAGCATCACCACGCTGGATTTAGGCGTGGCGGTGCCTTTCCAAATTGCGGCTCAGGCTGTGCAATACAATTTTAATTTGCACGGGCAATCCACCCCCAATACCACGCTATCAAATGAGCAAATCGCCATTGGCGGGCGCAGCAGTGTGCGTGGTTTTGATGGCGACACCGTACTGATGGCAGAAAATGGCTACTACCTTCGTAATGAATTAAGCACCTCGCTGCCTATGCCCGAAGGCTTGGGTTTACAAGCCTACTGGGGGCTGGATTATGGCCGTGTATGGGGGCCAAGTGATGCAATGCTGATTGGGCATCAATTAGCAGGTACGGTTTTAGGCTTACGTGGGCAATGGAAAA